One stretch of Halobaculum marinum DNA includes these proteins:
- a CDS encoding acetamidase/formamidase family protein gives MPDETDAEPTTYTVDHHLSDADRNIHSAWDNSLEPALTIADGDVVRFECRDAVDGQIDVETTAEDVLDVSFDPVHPLTGPVYVEGAEPGDVLEVDLLDLQHKGWGYNVYFPGEMGLGLLPEDFEEPGIHIWDLQGDVGKFVNEIEVPLDPFPGVIGNAPAEAGPHDTLPPRSVGGNMDVKHMTAGSTVRLPVEVDGALFSTGDCHAAQGDGEVCVTGVEAPMFVTARFRVRKDLDIEQPEFTTTGPFTPTGHDEPMYATTGIDPDLMEATRKATRHMITHLHDHRGLTRGEAYILCSAAMDLKISEVVDAPNWTVTAYIPESIFPEESPAADS, from the coding sequence ATGCCGGACGAGACAGACGCCGAGCCGACGACGTACACCGTCGACCACCACCTCTCGGACGCGGACCGCAATATCCACTCCGCGTGGGACAACTCGCTGGAGCCGGCGCTGACCATCGCCGACGGCGACGTGGTGCGCTTCGAGTGTCGCGACGCCGTCGACGGCCAGATCGACGTGGAGACGACCGCGGAGGACGTACTCGACGTGAGCTTCGACCCGGTCCACCCGCTCACCGGCCCGGTGTACGTCGAGGGCGCCGAACCGGGCGACGTGCTCGAGGTCGACCTGCTCGACCTCCAGCACAAGGGCTGGGGGTACAACGTCTACTTCCCCGGCGAGATGGGGCTGGGTCTGCTCCCGGAGGACTTTGAGGAGCCCGGCATCCACATCTGGGACCTGCAGGGCGATGTTGGCAAGTTCGTCAACGAAATCGAGGTGCCGCTGGATCCGTTCCCGGGCGTCATCGGGAACGCCCCCGCGGAGGCAGGCCCCCACGACACGCTCCCGCCGCGCTCGGTCGGGGGCAACATGGACGTGAAGCACATGACCGCCGGGTCGACGGTTCGGCTCCCTGTGGAGGTCGACGGCGCACTGTTCTCGACGGGCGACTGCCACGCCGCGCAGGGCGACGGCGAGGTGTGCGTCACGGGCGTCGAAGCGCCGATGTTCGTCACCGCCCGCTTCCGGGTGCGCAAGGACCTCGACATCGAACAGCCCGAGTTCACGACGACCGGGCCGTTCACACCGACGGGCCACGACGAGCCGATGTACGCGACGACCGGCATCGACCCCGACCTGATGGAGGCGACGCGGAAGGCCACCCGCCACATGATCACCCACCTCCACGACCACCGGGGGCTCACCCGCGGCGAGGCGTACATCCTCTGCTCGGCGGCGATGGACCTGAAGATCAGCGAGGTGGTCGACGCACCCAACTGGACGGTGACGGCCTACATCCCCGAGAGCATCTTCCCCGAGGAGTCGCCGGCGGCCGACAGCTGA
- a CDS encoding MOSC domain-containing protein — translation MTPRVDALYTAPEDSAPMVDHDEVSLVPGGIEGDRYLNGTGYYSPYDVCEVTLVDAGALDSIRDDLGIDLTDGRHRRNVVVRGADLQDLLGATFRVGDPDAGAVLRGTRPRPPCAHVEQVAGEDGVARALRGRRGGICADVVAPGTVAVGDEIEVVEGDPRSEGRRIVDRLRESLGR, via the coding sequence ATGACTCCTCGCGTCGACGCCCTCTACACCGCCCCCGAGGACTCCGCCCCGATGGTCGACCACGACGAGGTCAGCCTCGTCCCCGGCGGCATCGAGGGCGACCGCTACCTGAACGGCACCGGCTACTACTCCCCGTACGACGTGTGTGAGGTGACGCTCGTCGACGCCGGCGCCCTCGACAGTATCCGCGACGACCTCGGCATCGACCTCACTGACGGTCGCCACCGCCGCAACGTCGTCGTCCGGGGCGCCGACCTCCAAGACCTCCTCGGCGCGACGTTCCGCGTCGGCGACCCCGACGCTGGTGCCGTCCTGCGCGGCACTCGCCCGCGCCCGCCGTGTGCCCACGTCGAACAGGTCGCCGGCGAGGACGGGGTCGCTCGCGCGCTGCGGGGGCGCCGCGGTGGAATCTGTGCGGATGTCGTCGCGCCCGGGACCGTCGCCGTCGGCGACGAAATCGAGGTGGTGGAGGGCGACCCACGCTCGGAGGGGCGGCGGATCGTCGACCGCCTCCGCGAGTCGCTCGGTCGCTGA
- the gdhB gene encoding glutamate dehydrogenase GdhB: MSTGTADTAEESAPADDQSEQQEPREPETALETARRQLEHAAVHLDVDPGVVERLKHPTTVHRVAVPLERDDGSVEVFTGYRAQHDDVRGPYKGGLRFHPHVSEEECVGLSMWMTWKCAVMDLPFGGGKGGVIVDPKQLSETEKEKLTRRFAEELRKFVGPKKDIPAPDMGTDAQTMAWFMDAYSMQEGETIPGVVTGKPPVVGGTEGREEAPGRSVALVVREAADYYDYDLDGLTVAVQGYGSVGANAARLLDDWGADVVSVSDTGGAVYAEDGLDTHAIPSFSEEPNAVTGYAADTDGAHLLDDGNDILELDVDVLIPAAVGNVITVDNADAVRADIVVEGANGPTTFAADEILAERGVHVIPDILANAGGVTASYFEWLQDINRRTWTIEEVRSELEAEMLKAWNAVRTEVEDKDITWRDAAYVVALGRIAEAKSVRGLWP; the protein is encoded by the coding sequence ATGTCCACCGGAACCGCAGACACGGCCGAGGAGTCCGCCCCCGCAGACGACCAGTCGGAGCAGCAAGAGCCGCGGGAGCCGGAGACGGCGCTGGAGACGGCCCGCCGCCAACTGGAGCACGCCGCTGTCCACCTCGACGTGGACCCCGGCGTCGTCGAGCGCCTGAAACACCCGACGACGGTCCACCGCGTCGCGGTGCCGCTGGAGCGCGACGACGGCTCGGTCGAGGTGTTCACCGGCTACCGCGCCCAGCACGACGACGTGCGCGGGCCGTACAAGGGCGGCCTCCGCTTCCACCCGCATGTCAGCGAGGAGGAGTGCGTCGGCCTCTCGATGTGGATGACGTGGAAGTGCGCCGTGATGGACCTCCCGTTCGGCGGCGGCAAGGGCGGCGTCATCGTCGACCCCAAGCAGTTGTCCGAGACGGAGAAGGAGAAGCTCACGCGCCGGTTCGCCGAGGAACTGCGGAAGTTCGTCGGCCCCAAGAAGGACATCCCCGCGCCCGACATGGGCACCGACGCCCAGACGATGGCGTGGTTCATGGACGCGTACTCGATGCAGGAGGGCGAGACCATCCCCGGCGTCGTGACGGGCAAGCCGCCGGTTGTCGGCGGCACCGAGGGGCGCGAGGAGGCACCCGGTCGTTCGGTCGCCCTCGTCGTCCGCGAGGCAGCCGACTACTACGACTACGACCTCGACGGCCTCACCGTCGCCGTGCAGGGGTACGGCTCCGTCGGCGCCAACGCCGCGCGTCTCCTGGACGACTGGGGCGCCGACGTGGTGTCCGTCTCCGACACCGGCGGCGCGGTGTACGCCGAGGACGGCCTCGACACCCACGCCATCCCGAGTTTCTCCGAGGAGCCGAACGCCGTCACGGGGTACGCCGCCGACACCGACGGTGCGCATCTGCTCGACGACGGGAACGACATCCTCGAACTCGACGTGGACGTGCTGATCCCGGCGGCCGTCGGCAACGTCATCACCGTGGACAACGCCGACGCCGTCCGTGCCGACATCGTCGTCGAGGGCGCCAACGGCCCAACGACGTTCGCGGCAGACGAGATCCTCGCCGAGCGCGGTGTCCACGTCATCCCCGACATCCTCGCGAACGCCGGCGGCGTCACCGCCAGCTACTTCGAGTGGCTCCAGGACATCAACCGCCGGACGTGGACCATCGAGGAGGTTCGCTCGGAACTGGAGGCGGAGATGCTGAAGGCGTGGAACGCCGTCCGCACCGAGGTCGAGGACAAGGACATCACGTGGCGCGACGCGGCGTACGTCGTCGCGCTCGGCCGCATCGCGGAGGCGAAGAGCGTCCGCGGCCTGTGGCCGTAA
- a CDS encoding MaoC family dehydratase yields MTGKYYEEFEVGETIVHEKRRTVSERDNQTFCDMTMNQQPLHLDAAFAADTQFGERLVNGIYTMALATGLSIPDTTDGTIVANLSYDDVEHPNPVFHGDTIRAESTVLDKRETSDGERGVVTMRVDAYKLDGDDGDETLVCTFERTVLSLKREHAT; encoded by the coding sequence GTGACCGGCAAGTATTACGAGGAGTTCGAGGTGGGCGAGACCATCGTCCACGAGAAGCGCCGCACCGTCTCCGAGCGCGACAACCAGACGTTCTGCGACATGACGATGAACCAGCAACCGCTCCACCTCGACGCCGCGTTCGCGGCGGACACGCAGTTCGGCGAGCGACTGGTCAACGGCATCTACACGATGGCGCTCGCGACCGGCCTGTCGATTCCCGACACGACCGACGGCACCATCGTCGCCAACCTCTCGTACGACGACGTGGAGCATCCGAACCCGGTGTTCCACGGCGACACGATCCGGGCGGAGTCGACCGTCCTCGACAAGCGCGAGACGAGCGACGGCGAGCGCGGCGTCGTGACGATGCGCGTCGACGCGTACAAACTGGACGGCGACGACGGCGACGAGACGCTCGTGTGCACGTTCGAGCGGACAGTGCTGTCGCTGAAGCGCGAACACGCGACGTGA
- a CDS encoding permease, translated as MIGRALPLALASAVTTLLVAGAVAIETASAAGLGGPGVGIIGVLVGLVAALVAAVVVGLAVTSGRLSRNATVALVAYGTLGVVFLAVAALKYVNVPGADETFTMPVQVVVSVACAVAAAALVARSGRPDAAAT; from the coding sequence ATGATCGGTCGTGCGCTCCCGCTGGCACTCGCCAGCGCCGTCACCACGCTGTTAGTCGCCGGGGCAGTCGCTATCGAGACGGCCAGCGCCGCCGGACTCGGCGGACCGGGCGTCGGAATCATCGGCGTCCTCGTGGGACTCGTGGCCGCCCTCGTCGCGGCTGTCGTCGTCGGCCTCGCCGTCACCTCCGGGCGACTCTCCCGGAACGCGACGGTCGCGCTCGTCGCGTACGGGACTCTCGGCGTCGTGTTCCTCGCGGTCGCCGCCCTCAAGTACGTGAACGTGCCCGGCGCAGACGAGACGTTCACGATGCCCGTCCAGGTGGTCGTCAGCGTCGCGTGTGCGGTCGCCGCCGCCGCCCTCGTCGCCCGCTCTGGACGACCCGACGCCGCTGCGACCTGA
- a CDS encoding HpcH/HpaI aldolase/citrate lyase family protein has protein sequence MPRRSLLFSPGDRPELMRKAPGAGADTVVFDLEDAVAPARKGEARRAVRDVLADPEFDPAAEVCVRVTGTDTYRDLEVLTADDAATFDAVMLPKAESRDAVDHLASQLREHDRRVPVIALVETARGVLRAEEIADARATDAVAFGAEDLSADLGATRTDEGTEVLYAREKVVTAASAAGVDAIDTVYTDFDDTAGLAEETRFAATLGYDGKMAIHPAQVSVINDAFTPDTESIAWARDVLAARDAAAAEDRGVFQVDGEMIDAPLIAQAERIREYARLVDEWDGENAGE, from the coding sequence ATGCCGAGACGTAGTCTCCTGTTCTCGCCCGGCGACCGACCCGAACTCATGCGGAAGGCGCCCGGCGCCGGCGCCGACACGGTCGTGTTCGACCTGGAGGACGCCGTCGCCCCCGCCCGGAAGGGGGAGGCCCGCCGCGCCGTCCGCGACGTGCTCGCCGACCCCGAGTTCGATCCGGCGGCCGAGGTGTGTGTGCGCGTCACCGGCACCGACACGTACCGCGACCTGGAGGTGCTCACGGCAGACGACGCAGCCACCTTCGACGCGGTGATGCTGCCGAAGGCAGAGTCGCGCGACGCGGTCGACCACCTCGCCTCCCAACTCCGCGAGCACGACCGCCGAGTGCCCGTGATCGCGCTGGTGGAGACGGCGCGGGGGGTGCTCCGGGCCGAGGAGATAGCAGACGCCCGCGCGACCGACGCCGTCGCGTTCGGCGCAGAGGACCTCTCGGCGGACCTGGGTGCGACCCGGACCGACGAGGGGACGGAGGTGCTGTACGCCCGCGAGAAGGTGGTCACCGCCGCGAGTGCGGCGGGCGTCGACGCCATCGACACCGTCTACACCGACTTCGACGACACGGCGGGACTCGCCGAGGAGACGCGTTTCGCGGCGACCCTCGGGTACGACGGCAAGATGGCGATCCACCCGGCGCAGGTGTCCGTGATCAACGACGCGTTCACGCCAGATACGGAGTCGATCGCGTGGGCGCGCGACGTGCTCGCCGCCCGCGACGCCGCCGCGGCCGAAGACCGGGGGGTGTTCCAAGTCGACGGCGAGATGATCGACGCGCCGCTGATCGCGCAGGCCGAACGGATCCGCGAGTACGCGCGACTGGTGGACGAGTGGGACGGCGAGAACGCGGGAGAGTAG
- a CDS encoding Glu/Leu/Phe/Val family dehydrogenase, with translation MSGDEANPFESLQEQIDDAAAYLDVADDVIDRLKHPERVLELNLSVDMDDGTLGRFKAFRSEFNGDRGPYKGGIRYHPGVTRDEVKALSGWMVYKCAVVDIPYGGGKGGIVVDPSDHSEAELERLTRSFAEELRPFIGEDKDIPAPDVNTGQREMNWIKDTYETLENTTEPGVVTGKSLEAGGSEGRVEATGRSTMLTAREAFDYLDMEMEGASVAVQGYGNAGHIAAYLIEDLGANIVAVSDSSGAVYAEDGLDARDVKQHKNETGSVSGYPHADEEFSNDDLLTLDVDLLVPAALENAIDGDLARDVQADVIVEAANGPLTPGADDVLTEADVHVFPDILANAGGVTVSYFEWVQNRQRFYWTEERVNDELERHIVSAFDDLTTCYEENDLPNFRTAAYVVAIQRVVDAFTDSGNWP, from the coding sequence ATGTCTGGAGACGAGGCCAACCCCTTCGAGAGCCTCCAAGAGCAGATCGACGACGCCGCCGCGTACCTCGACGTCGCGGACGACGTGATCGACCGGCTCAAGCACCCCGAGCGGGTGCTGGAGCTGAACCTCTCGGTCGACATGGACGACGGCACGCTCGGCCGCTTCAAGGCGTTCCGCTCGGAGTTCAACGGCGACCGCGGTCCGTACAAGGGCGGCATCCGCTACCACCCGGGCGTCACGCGTGACGAGGTGAAGGCGCTTTCTGGCTGGATGGTGTACAAGTGCGCGGTCGTCGACATCCCGTACGGCGGCGGGAAAGGCGGCATCGTCGTCGACCCCTCCGACCACTCCGAGGCGGAACTGGAACGCCTCACCCGGTCGTTCGCCGAAGAACTGCGCCCGTTCATCGGCGAAGACAAGGACATCCCGGCGCCCGACGTGAACACGGGCCAGCGGGAGATGAACTGGATCAAAGACACCTACGAGACGCTGGAGAACACGACCGAACCCGGCGTCGTGACGGGCAAGTCGCTGGAGGCCGGCGGCTCGGAGGGGCGCGTCGAGGCGACCGGACGCTCGACGATGCTCACCGCCCGCGAGGCGTTCGACTACCTCGACATGGAGATGGAGGGCGCGTCGGTCGCCGTGCAGGGGTACGGCAACGCCGGCCACATCGCCGCCTACCTCATCGAGGACCTGGGCGCGAACATCGTCGCCGTCTCCGACTCCTCCGGTGCGGTGTACGCCGAGGACGGCCTCGACGCCCGTGACGTGAAACAGCACAAAAACGAGACGGGCTCGGTGTCGGGCTACCCCCACGCCGACGAGGAGTTCTCCAACGACGACCTCCTCACGCTCGACGTCGACCTGCTGGTGCCGGCGGCGCTGGAGAACGCCATCGACGGCGACCTCGCGCGCGACGTGCAGGCCGACGTCATCGTCGAGGCGGCGAACGGCCCGCTGACGCCCGGCGCCGACGACGTGCTCACCGAGGCCGACGTGCACGTGTTCCCCGACATCCTCGCGAACGCCGGCGGCGTCACCGTCTCCTACTTCGAGTGGGTGCAGAACCGCCAGCGCTTCTACTGGACCGAAGAGCGCGTCAACGACGAGTTGGAGCGCCACATCGTCTCCGCGTTCGACGACCTCACGACGTGTTACGAGGAGAACGACCTGCCGAACTTCCGCACCGCGGCGTACGTCGTCGCCATCCAGCGCGTCGTCGACGCGTTCACCGACAGCGGCAACTGGCCGTAG
- a CDS encoding DUF3179 domain-containing protein yields the protein MHTRHTRHTRRRFLGGVGAAGVAALAGCTGGAVPGSGGDGVADLFDSGPPTRDDPLYQPLDAAAVRDATVSGGPGKDGIPSVDQPQFAAADDVTLADDRIVFGYAGETDVKAYPQHVLVWHEVANDTLDGTNVAVTYCPLTGTAMGFERGDTTFGVSGRLVNNNLVMYDRATDSRWPQVLATAVSGPHEGDQLREVRLVWTTWGQWRRAHPDTQVMTENTGYARRYGADPYGNYNPTSGYYAAESRTLFAPLDDGWRDVQSDAKRVVFAARTADRALAFDRPAVMRADLLATDDGAFLAAYDPTLNTAHVYRAGEATVEPSGEKDGRFLVDGAVHDAAALPLAPVYSFDAMWHAVGGFYPEAAYVS from the coding sequence ATGCACACACGGCACACGCGGCACACGCGGCGGCGGTTTCTGGGCGGCGTCGGCGCAGCGGGGGTCGCGGCCCTCGCCGGGTGTACCGGCGGTGCCGTGCCGGGGAGCGGCGGTGACGGCGTCGCCGACCTGTTCGACTCGGGGCCGCCGACGCGGGACGACCCGCTGTACCAGCCGTTGGACGCGGCCGCCGTGCGCGACGCGACCGTGAGCGGTGGCCCGGGCAAAGACGGCATCCCGTCGGTCGACCAACCGCAGTTCGCCGCCGCGGATGACGTGACGCTCGCCGACGACCGCATCGTGTTCGGCTACGCCGGCGAGACAGATGTGAAGGCGTATCCCCAGCACGTGCTCGTCTGGCACGAGGTCGCCAACGACACGCTCGACGGGACGAACGTCGCCGTCACCTACTGCCCGCTCACGGGCACCGCGATGGGGTTCGAGCGCGGCGACACCACCTTCGGCGTGTCGGGGCGACTCGTGAACAACAACCTCGTGATGTACGACCGCGCGACCGACTCGCGGTGGCCGCAGGTGCTCGCGACGGCGGTCTCCGGCCCCCACGAGGGTGACCAACTCCGCGAGGTCCGACTCGTGTGGACGACGTGGGGACAGTGGCGCCGTGCCCACCCCGACACGCAGGTCATGACTGAGAACACCGGCTACGCCCGACGCTACGGCGCCGATCCGTACGGGAACTACAACCCGACCAGCGGCTACTACGCCGCCGAGAGCCGGACGCTGTTCGCGCCGCTCGACGACGGGTGGCGAGACGTCCAGTCGGACGCCAAACGAGTGGTATTCGCCGCCAGGACCGCCGACCGCGCGCTGGCGTTCGACCGCCCGGCGGTGATGCGGGCCGACCTGCTCGCGACTGACGACGGCGCGTTCCTCGCGGCGTACGATCCGACGCTGAACACGGCCCACGTGTACCGCGCGGGCGAGGCAACGGTCGAGCCGTCCGGCGAGAAAGACGGCCGGTTCCTCGTCGACGGCGCCGTCCACGACGCCGCCGCGCTCCCACTGGCCCCCGTCTACTCGTTCGACGCGATGTGGCACGCCGTCGGCGGATTCTACCCCGAGGCCGCCTATGTCTCGTGA